CTCCGGTCCTGCCCGGTCCCGACCGGGTGACAACCACCCTGATGCCCCTGCGCTCGGAACTGACCTCCCGCAGAGCGGCCACTACTGTAGAGCTATAGCTGTGCGTCATTATGGTGGCACCGTCGTCAACCAGGCCCGTAGTGTTCCGGGCAATCCGCACCACCGCTTGCCGGGTATCAGCTACCATCTCATCAGCTTTCGAGACCATGAAGTCCCGGAGCGCCCTCACATCCAGTTCCCCGACCCGGTCAGATACAACCTCCATCAAGCGATTGGCAACGTTGCGTATCGGCGCCATTGACAGGCGAGTCAGTGTCAGCACCTGGACAACCCCTCTTTGCTCGTGGAGAAAACGGTCAACGTCATCGGCCTGACTGTGCTCTGCGGTCGTCTTCAGGATAACCAGCGTCCGGCGTGCCAACTCAATCGCACCGTGACTCCGGTCGTCCTGTATTTCGTCCACCAGACGGGCAATCTCCTCACAAATCGGCATGGTTGCCTCTCACCAGTGTCTCTTGATACGCGGGTCAAAGCTGAGGACGAAGAGTATCGCTCCCGTACCCGTAGCCCAGAATACCGCCGCACCAATCCCCTTCAAGACAAGCGCGATAATGAATACCAGGAGGACTACGATTCCTATCCGTACGTATTTGCTCTTAAACATCCTGGCCCCAGCATGTCTCCCCGGCCTTCTCATTATCTGCCCGGCAACCTCCTCTGTCAACGGAGGACCGGGACAAATCGCGCCACGCGACAGCCGTAATCAGACACGTATGACGCCGCATCTTCACAGCGTTGCCAGCAGGCTCATCATGGCAGTCGACCAGATGATATCCGCCGGCAGGTGAAACCTGGCCGACGGCACACGTCTTCGGGGTCCAGGTCGGAGAGAAGTTCCCAGGCGTGTTCTTCACCGCTCGGCATGATACCTGACGGTAGCACGGACTGCCGGGGCGC
This DNA window, taken from Dehalococcoidales bacterium, encodes the following:
- a CDS encoding translation initiation factor eIF-2B subunit, with protein sequence MPICEEIARLVDEIQDDRSHGAIELARRTLVILKTTAEHSQADDVDRFLHEQRGVVQVLTLTRLSMAPIRNVANRLMEVVSDRVGELDVRALRDFMVSKADEMVADTRQAVVRIARNTTGLVDDGATIMTHSYSSTVVAALREVSSERRGIRVVVTRSGPGRTGEETARQLGGFGIPVTLIDDTTAAVHMPSVSILMLGADTVCADGVVNGIGSYQLAVVSAATRVPVYVLCDSLKFDPELTREDADLEDEEPSETFEPSGLPAGVAVSNPRFDFTPLELVTGIVTEDGVLSTADVVAHLKDMCGGLT